From Rutidosis leptorrhynchoides isolate AG116_Rl617_1_P2 chromosome 3, CSIRO_AGI_Rlap_v1, whole genome shotgun sequence, a single genomic window includes:
- the LOC139900530 gene encoding uncharacterized protein, giving the protein MSDDSSVSSGSITKISKLEFNDPLYLHPSDTSGASLITQKLKGTENYNVWSCAMKLALQTKNKLDFIDGTYVRYEYEDDEVLLGQWDRCNSIVLTWILMSLSEDVYNGQIFSKIAESVWNELKETYDKIDASVTFNLYQKINSCSQSGQSLSEYYHKLNAMWRQFDDMVKIDDIVSANKSFQEHCQFLKLMQFLMGLDDVYVPIRS; this is encoded by the coding sequence ATGTCTGATGATAGTTCTGTTAGTTCTGGTAGTATTACTAAGATTAGTAAGCTTGAATTTAATGATCCTCTGTATTTACATCCTAGTGATACATCTGGTGCTTCTTTAATTACACAAAAGTTAAAAGGAACTGAAAATTATAATGTTTGGTCTTGTGCTATGAAACTTGCTTTACAAACAAAAAATAAACTTGATTTTATTGATGGTACATATGTCAGGTATGAATATGAGGATGATGAAGTGTTATTAGGTCAATGGGATAGATGTAACTCTATTGTTCTTACATGGATTCTTATGTCTCTGTCTGAAGATGTTTACAATGGTCAAATTTTTTCAAAAATAGCTGAATCTGTTTGGAATGAGTTAAAAGAAACTTATGATAAGATAGATGCATCTGTTACCTTTAATCTATATCAAAAAATTAATTCATGTAGTCAATCTGGTCAATCATTATCTGAATATTATCATAAGTTGAATGCTATGTGGAGACAATTTGATGATATGGTTAAAATTGATGATATTGTGTCTGCTAATAAATCTTTCCAAGAACATTGTCAATTTCTGAAACTTATGCAGTTTTTAATGGGCCTTGATGATGTTTATGTGCCTATTAGAAGTTAA
- the LOC139900531 gene encoding uncharacterized protein encodes MHSSAFNSKTTNFVNGNNNFTNNKKKYKNPPLKCTNCNMLDHTIERCYELIGYPPDYIKKPFNQGAPRFNSSNCVTEKHDSYATNVQLTSDQIMKLLNLVNEKPVYNQVESNMSGSIQNNNVFFNSQFDKFFCSDIFQNDSKGWIIDSGAYQHMVSNSQNLNKVIDVSNLNLTVNHPNGTVAKILQKRNLRLSDNIELYDVLVIPQYCVSLLSVNKMIKDSNLVVSFDANKCYIQDLIQTRLMGTGSEFDGLYFFDDNSNGKIFKSNMIYSNLSKSKLWHERLGHPAYQALNELSDKLGFNKINNNAEPCETCHKAKQTRDPFPLSDHKTKSLGDLIHLDTWGPYKVKSKEGFRYFLTVIDDFSRAVWTYLLKIKEENGIAERKHRHLLNVARSLMFQGGLPLLPSSVLSSKCPYELIYGKCPNLSHLRIFGCLCFATILNNHDKFSSRALKCVFFGYSNFQKDSVFKTDFAKENVNYQNFFDCFEDSSFNLNQKTELNVIESTESESPNDEGRGSTKDDGNHALLYGSIESQSDGVPAISNDESIETQTVPEGNLTDNVFNCTPQLRRSSRETKLLVKFKDYVLNNNVKYSINDYLNYSRLRSENYYFVTSLTKGHEPESFKEACIDQN; translated from the exons ATGCACTCATCTGCTTTTAATTCTAAAACAACTAAttttgttaatggtaataataattttactaataacaagaAAAAATACAAAAATCCACCTTTGAAATGCACAAACTGTAACATGCTTGATCATACTATTGAAAGATGTTATGAACTAATTGGATATCCACCTGATTATATTAAAAAACCTTTCAATCAAGGTGCACCTAGGTTTAATAGTAGTAATTGTGTTACTGAAAAACATGATTCTTATGCTACTAATGTTCAATTGACTAGTGATCAGATTATGAAGCTTCTTAATCTTGTTAATGAGAAACCTGTTTACAATCAAGTGGAGTCAAACATGTCAGGTAGTATTCAAAACAATAATGTGTTTTTTAATTCACAGTTTGATAAATTTTTCTGTTCAGATATTTTTCAAAATGATTCAAAAGGTTGGATTATTGACTCTGGTGCATACCAACATATGGTTTCAAATTCTCAAAATTTAAACAAAGTTATTGATGTTTCAAATTTAAATTTAACTGTCAATCATCCTAATGGTACTGTTGCTAAAATTTTACAAAAGAGAAATTTAAGACTGTCTGATAATATTGAACTGTATGATGTTTTAGTCATTCCTCAATACTGTGTTAGTTTACTGTCTGTGAATAAAATGATTAAAGATAGCAATCTTGTTGTTAGTTTTGATGCAAATAAATGTTATATTCAGGATTTAATTCAAACAAGACTGATGGGGACTGGTAGTGAATTTGATGGTCTTTACTTCTTTGATGATAATTCCAATGGTAAGATATTTAAGTCTAACATGATTTATTCAAATTTGTCTAAAAGTAAACTGTGGCATGAAAGACTTGGACATCCTGCATATCAAGCTTTGAATGAATTAAGTGATAAACTTggttttaataaaattaataacaatGCTGAACCTTGTGAAACTTGTCATAAAGCTAAACAAACAAGAGATCCTTTTCCATTAAGTGATCATAAAACAAAAAGTTTAGGTGACTTAATACATCTTGACACATGGGGTCCTTATAAAGTTAAAAGTAAAGAGGGATTTAGATATTTTCTAACTGTTATTGATGATTTTTCTAGGGCTGTATGGACTTATTTGTTAAAAATCAAAGAAGAA AATGGCATAGCTGAAAGGAAACATAGGCATCTTCTTAATGTGGCTAGGTCCCTTATGTTTCAGGGGGGATTACCTCT GCTTCCTTCTTCTGTTTTGTCTAGCAAGTGTCCCTATGAATTGATTTATGGAAAATGTCCTAATCTCTCCCACTTAAGGATTTTTGGTTGTCTTTGTTTTGCTACTATTTTAAATAATCATGACAAGTTTTCCAGTAGAGCTTTAAAATGTGTTTTCTTTGGGTATTCTAATTTTCAAAAAG ATTCTGTTTTTAAAACTGATTTTGCAAAAGAAAATGTTAATTATCAAAATTTCTTTGATTGTTTTGAAGATTCTTCTTTTAATCTAAACCAAAAAACAGAATTAAATGTTATTGAGTCAACTGAGTCTgaaagtcccaatgatgaagggagaggCAGTACTAAGGATGATGGCAATCATGCCTTACTTTATGGCTCAATTGAGTCACAAAGTGATGGTGTACCTGCAATATCTAATGATGAAAGTATTGAGACACAAACTGTCCCTGAGGGCAATTTAACtgataatgtttttaattgtaCACCTCAGTTAAGAAGGTCAAGCAGAGAAACAAAACTTCTTGTTAAATTCAAAGATTATGTGCTTAACAATAATGTTAAGTACAGTATCAATGATTACTTGAACTATTCTAGACTAAGGTCTGAAAATTACTATTTTGTAACAAGTTTAACCAAAGGACATGAACCAGAGTCATTCAAAGAGGCTTGTATAGATCAAAACTAG